A genomic region of Dactylococcopsis salina PCC 8305 contains the following coding sequences:
- a CDS encoding site-specific DNA-methyltransferase, translating into MFDHSNQKVINHRTYIEPFDILISNTDIAKFIKTVPDESIDLIVTSPPYNIGKVYENRRKIDEYLEFYQAIIQECYRILKPSGSICWQVGNYVEKGEIYPLDIFFYSRFKDLGLKLRNRIIWHFGHGLHSKKRFSGRYETVLWFTKSDHYTFNLDAVRVPSKYPGKKHYKGSKRGLPSGNPLGKNPSDFWEFIASEFDQALWDIPNVKSNHPEKTEHPCQYPIELVERLVLALTEEGEVVFDPFMGVGSSLLAGLIHQRKVIGVDLEKRYVELAEERIYNLLSGNLKKRDLGKSVYQPKGTEKVCMKPDEWKQNQLWD; encoded by the coding sequence ATGTTTGATCACTCAAATCAAAAAGTTATCAATCATCGCACTTATATCGAACCGTTTGATATTTTAATCAGCAACACAGATATTGCTAAATTTATCAAAACTGTTCCCGATGAGAGTATAGATTTAATTGTTACTTCTCCCCCTTATAATATCGGAAAAGTGTATGAGAATCGCCGAAAAATTGACGAATACTTAGAGTTTTATCAAGCGATTATTCAGGAATGTTATCGCATCCTCAAACCAAGTGGAAGTATTTGTTGGCAAGTAGGAAATTATGTAGAAAAAGGAGAAATATATCCTTTAGATATCTTTTTTTATTCTCGTTTTAAAGACTTAGGCTTAAAACTCAGAAATCGAATTATTTGGCATTTTGGGCATGGCTTACACAGCAAAAAACGCTTTTCTGGCAGATATGAAACTGTTTTATGGTTTACGAAATCAGACCATTATACCTTTAATCTAGATGCGGTGAGAGTCCCCTCAAAATATCCAGGTAAAAAACATTATAAAGGAAGTAAAAGAGGACTTCCCTCTGGTAATCCTTTAGGAAAAAATCCCTCTGATTTTTGGGAGTTTATCGCCTCTGAATTTGATCAAGCTCTGTGGGATATTCCTAATGTTAAATCAAATCATCCTGAAAAAACAGAACATCCTTGTCAGTATCCGATCGAGTTGGTAGAGAGATTAGTTTTAGCTTTAACTGAAGAAGGAGAAGTAGTTTTTGATCCGTTTATGGGTGTTGGTTCATCGTTACTAGCGGGTTTAATTCATCAGCGAAAAGTTATCGGAGTTGATTTAGAAAAAAGATATGTAGAACTAGCAGAAGAAAGGATTTATAATCTTTTAAGTGGTAACTTGAAAAAACGAGATTTAGGAAAATCAGTTTACCAACCAAAAGGAACAGAAAAAGTCTGTATGAAACCAGACGAATGGAAACAAAACCAACTTTGGGATTAA
- a CDS encoding BglII/BstYI family type II restriction endonuclease, translating into MIVAGEYSFNGGKEKLESDFSEHLREIKEVIKQCDSSLCKKKKSKEKTKQGQILYSPKCLNDQFARCFQEKSWGSYRIPCSYSSSYYTSNYQPQNSMDHKNAYREMDFIKGKVGVEVQFGKYSFMVYNVCAKMTIFSKKAGIKAGVEIVPIKDLAVQMSTGVSYFEQIVWDLEQRGVSNIDIPVLIIGIMVAE; encoded by the coding sequence ATGATAGTAGCAGGTGAGTATTCTTTTAATGGTGGTAAAGAAAAACTAGAAAGTGATTTTAGTGAACATCTAAGGGAAATTAAAGAAGTAATAAAACAGTGTGATTCATCCTTATGTAAAAAGAAAAAAAGTAAAGAAAAAACAAAGCAAGGTCAAATCCTTTATAGTCCTAAATGCTTAAATGACCAATTTGCTCGATGTTTTCAAGAAAAAAGCTGGGGGAGCTATCGTATTCCCTGTAGCTATTCCAGTAGTTACTATACATCAAACTATCAACCCCAAAATAGCATGGATCATAAAAATGCTTACAGAGAAATGGATTTTATCAAAGGTAAAGTTGGCGTAGAAGTCCAATTTGGTAAGTATTCTTTTATGGTTTATAATGTTTGCGCCAAAATGACTATTTTTAGTAAAAAAGCTGGCATTAAAGCTGGCGTTGAAATTGTTCCCATCAAAGATTTAGCCGTTCAAATGTCCACAGGTGTTAGCTATTTTGAACAAATTGTTTGGGATTTAGAGCAGAGAGGAGTTTCTAACATTGACATTCCTGTGTTAATTATCGGTATCATGGTTGCTGAGTGA
- the ilvD gene encoding dihydroxy-acid dehydratase, with protein MSENLRSKAITQGTQRTPNRAMLRAVGFGDEDFTKPIVGLANGFSTITPCNVGINDLALRAEAAFKQAGAMPQMFGTITISDGISMGTEGMKYSLVSRDVIADSIETVCNGQSLDGVLAIGGCDKNMPGAMIAMARLNIPSIFVYGGTIKPGHYQGEDLTIVSAFEAVGQHSAGKIDEAHLTEIERRACPGAGSCGGMFTANTMSSAFEVMGMSLPYSSTMAAEDAEKADSAAKSAFALVEAIRKQILPSQILTRKAFENAISVIMAVGGSTNAVLHLLAIANTIGVDLTLDDFATIRDRVPVICDLKPSGRFVITNLHNVGGIPLVMKMLLEHDLLHGEALTITGETIAEILEDVPSQPATDQEVIRQWENPLYPQGHLAILKGNLATEGAVAKISGVKTPKITGAARVFESEEDCLDAILAGKIQEGDIVIVRYEGPKGGPGMREMLAPTSAIIGAGLGDSVGLITDGRFSGGTYGMVVGHVAPEAAVGGNIALVEEGDTITIDSYARSLHLHVSDEELAQRRKNWQPPSPRYPRGVLAKYAKIVSSSSLGAVTDLNLV; from the coding sequence ATGTCGGAAAATTTACGAAGTAAAGCGATTACCCAAGGGACACAGAGAACGCCAAACCGTGCGATGCTACGAGCAGTTGGGTTTGGAGATGAAGATTTTACAAAACCAATTGTGGGATTAGCGAATGGGTTTAGCACCATCACCCCTTGTAATGTGGGAATTAATGATTTAGCACTTCGCGCTGAAGCGGCTTTCAAACAAGCGGGCGCAATGCCTCAAATGTTTGGCACGATTACGATTTCTGACGGGATTTCCATGGGAACAGAAGGGATGAAATATTCTCTGGTTTCCCGTGATGTGATTGCAGACTCGATCGAAACGGTGTGTAATGGTCAAAGCCTAGATGGGGTTTTAGCGATCGGCGGTTGTGACAAGAATATGCCTGGGGCGATGATCGCGATGGCTCGTCTCAATATCCCTTCAATTTTCGTTTATGGGGGAACAATCAAACCTGGACATTATCAGGGAGAAGATTTAACCATTGTCAGCGCCTTTGAAGCGGTGGGACAACATAGTGCTGGTAAAATTGATGAAGCACATCTCACTGAAATTGAACGTCGCGCTTGTCCTGGGGCGGGTTCTTGTGGTGGAATGTTCACGGCGAATACGATGTCCTCGGCGTTTGAAGTCATGGGAATGAGTCTCCCTTATTCTTCCACAATGGCAGCAGAAGACGCAGAAAAAGCCGATAGCGCGGCAAAGTCTGCGTTTGCTCTCGTGGAGGCAATTCGGAAACAGATTCTACCCAGCCAAATTCTCACCCGTAAGGCGTTTGAAAATGCCATTTCGGTGATTATGGCGGTGGGAGGATCAACCAATGCCGTTTTACATTTACTGGCGATCGCCAATACAATCGGAGTGGATTTAACCTTAGATGATTTTGCCACCATTCGCGATCGCGTCCCTGTTATTTGTGATCTTAAACCGTCAGGTCGTTTTGTGATCACGAATCTACATAATGTAGGCGGGATTCCCTTAGTAATGAAAATGCTTTTAGAGCATGATTTATTACATGGTGAGGCCCTAACCATTACAGGAGAAACCATTGCTGAAATTTTAGAAGATGTCCCCAGTCAACCCGCAACGGATCAAGAAGTGATCCGTCAATGGGAAAATCCTTTGTATCCTCAAGGACACCTTGCCATTTTAAAGGGAAATCTTGCCACAGAAGGAGCAGTGGCGAAAATTAGCGGCGTGAAAACTCCGAAAATCACGGGGGCAGCGCGAGTGTTTGAATCAGAAGAAGACTGTTTAGACGCGATTCTCGCTGGCAAAATTCAAGAAGGAGACATTGTAATTGTGCGCTATGAAGGGCCGAAAGGGGGTCCAGGGATGCGGGAAATGTTAGCCCCCACTTCGGCGATTATTGGGGCTGGATTAGGAGATTCTGTGGGGTTAATTACTGATGGTCGTTTCTCTGGTGGAACTTATGGCATGGTTGTCGGTCATGTCGCCCCAGAAGCAGCGGTGGGAGGTAATATCGCACTGGTAGAAGAGGGAGATACGATCACGATTGATTCCTACGCTCGATCGTTGCATCTCCATGTTAGCGATGAGGAATTGGCGCAACGTCGGAAAAACTGGCAACCTCCTTCTCCTCGTTATCCTCGTGGCGTTTTAGCGAAATATGCCAAAATCGTTTCTTCTAGCAGTTTGGGCGCTGTCACCGATTTGAATCTCGTTTAA